A section of the Triticum dicoccoides isolate Atlit2015 ecotype Zavitan chromosome 7A, WEW_v2.0, whole genome shotgun sequence genome encodes:
- the LOC119333182 gene encoding hydroxycinnamoyltransferase 4-like, which yields MAAVQVLSTEMVVPVEATPGGAVWLSNLDLAARRGYTPTVYFYRPNGEHAGFFAADAVKDSLARALVEFYPLAGRLGLDGAGRVQIDCTGEGAVFVTARSDHYALEDLMNEFVPCGEMRDLFVPPTPAPNPPCVLLLAQVTYLRCGGVVLGLAMHHSVVDARSAALFVETWASVARGSTKDDAPVPPSFDHRLLAARQERAVPYDHPEYKPEPAPVHAATAGSTYASALITVSKQQVSALRARCAGASTFRAVVALVWQCACRARGLPLDAETRLYSMIDMRPRLAPPLPRGYFGNAVIRTSTVATVGEVVSNPVDFAARRARAATSQGDDHARSLVDYLDGVDVMNLPRSGISRAHLRAISWMGMSLSDADFGWGAPAFMGPALMYYSGFVYVMNAPGKDGALTLALSLEPESMPEFSKVFADELARLEV from the coding sequence ATGGCAGCCGTCCAGGTGTTGTCGACGGAGATGGTCGTCCCGGTGGAGGCAACGCCGGGGGGCGCCGTCTGGCTGTCCAACCTGGACCTGGCTGCGCGCCGGGGCTACACGCCCACGGTCTACTTCTACCGGCCGAACGGCGAGCATGCGGGCTTCTTCGCGGCCGACGCCGTCAAGGACAGCCTCGCCAGGGCTCTGGTGGAGTTCTACCCGCTGGCCGGCCGCCTCGGGCTGGACGGCGCCGGGCGTGTCCAGATCGACTGCACCGGCGAGGGCGCGGTCTTCGTCACCGCGCGCTCGGATCACTACGCGCTCGAGGACCTCATGAACGAGTTCGTGCCGTGCGGCGAGATGCGCGACCTGTTCGTGCCCCCGACGCCCGCACCGAACCCGCCGTGCGTCCTGCTGCTGGCGCAGGTCACGTACCTGCGCTGCGGCGGTGTCGTGCTCGGCCTGGCGATGCACCACTCCGTCGTCGACGCCCGGAGCGCGGCGCTCTTCGTGGAGACCTGGGCGAGCGTCGCCCGCGGCTCCACCAAAGATGACGCGCCCGTGCCGCCTAGCTTCGACCACAGGCTGCTCGCCGCGCGCCAAGAGCGCGCGGTGCCGTACGACCACCCCGAGTACAAGCCGGAGCCAGCCCCGGTGCACGCGGCAACCGCTGGGTCCACGTACGCGAGCGCCCTGATCACGGTGAGCAAGCAGCAGGTGAGCGCGCTGAGGGCGCGGTGCGCAGGCGCGTCCACGTTCCGCGCCGTGGTGGCGCTGGTGTGGCAGTGCGCGTGCCGCGCGCGGGGCCTGCCGCTGGACGCGGAGACGCGGCTCTACTCCATGATCGACATGCGCCCGCGCCTGGCGCCGCCGCTCCCGCGGGGCTACTTCGGGAATGCGGTGATCCGGACGTCGACCGTGGCCACCGTCGGGGAGGTGGTGTCTAACCCGGTGGACTTTGCTGCTCGGCGCGCGCGCGCGGCGACGAGCCAGGGGGACGACCATGCGCGGTCTCTGGTGGACTACCTGGACGGCGTGGACGTGATGAACCTGCCACGAAGCGGCATCTCGCGCGCGCACCTGCGCGCCATCAGCTGGATGGGCATGTCGCTCTCCGACGCCGACTTCGGGTGGGGCGCGCCGGCGTTCATGGGGCCCGCGCTCATGTACTACAGCGGCTTCGTGTACGTGATGAACGCGCCCGGCAAGGACGGCGCCCTCACGCTCGCGCTGTCGCTGGAGCCAGAGAGCATGCCGGAGTTCAGCAAGGTGTTCGCCGACGAGCTGGCCCGTCTCGAGGTGTAG